In a single window of the Atlantibacter hermannii genome:
- the amiC_2 gene encoding N-acetylmuramoyl-L-alanine amidase AmiC, translating into MSDSSKLFSRRQLIKGAGAMWLLSVSQPGFAAGSQVIAVRVWPASSYTRVTLESNRELKYRQFALSNPSRVVVDLEGVNLNSVLKGVANQIRQDDPFIQSARVGQFDPKTVRMVFELKQNVTPHLFALAPVAEFKERLVMDLYPVNASNEQDPLLALLEDYNNGELDKKVPPAGTSNTGPQPGKAGRDRPIVIMLDPGHGGEDPGAIGKYKTREKDVVLQIARRLRGLIEKEPNMKAFMTRNEDVFIPLKVRVAKAQKQRADLFISIHADAFTSRAARGSSVFALSTKGATSTAARYLAQTQNAADLVGGVSKSGDRYLDHTMFDMVQSLTISDSLKFGKEVLHRMGKVNHLHKNRVDQAGFAVLKAPDIPSILVETAFISNVEEERKLRTAAFQQEVAESILAGIKAYFSSEATLARRG; encoded by the coding sequence ATGTCGGATTCCAGTAAATTATTCAGCCGCCGCCAGTTAATCAAAGGGGCAGGCGCAATGTGGTTATTAAGCGTAAGCCAGCCGGGTTTTGCCGCAGGCAGCCAGGTGATCGCCGTTCGCGTGTGGCCCGCTTCTTCCTATACCCGCGTCACGCTGGAATCTAATCGTGAATTAAAGTATCGCCAGTTTGCCCTGAGCAATCCTTCCCGGGTTGTGGTTGATCTCGAAGGCGTGAACCTCAATTCCGTATTAAAAGGCGTGGCGAATCAAATTCGACAGGACGATCCCTTTATTCAGTCTGCGCGGGTGGGTCAGTTCGATCCAAAAACCGTGCGAATGGTATTCGAGCTCAAACAGAACGTGACGCCACATCTGTTTGCCCTGGCGCCGGTTGCCGAATTCAAAGAACGCCTGGTGATGGATTTATATCCGGTGAACGCCAGCAATGAGCAGGATCCGCTGCTGGCGTTGCTGGAAGATTACAACAACGGCGAACTGGACAAAAAAGTACCGCCCGCCGGGACCAGCAATACCGGGCCGCAGCCGGGTAAAGCCGGGCGCGACAGGCCCATTGTGATCATGCTCGATCCCGGGCACGGTGGAGAAGATCCCGGCGCTATCGGAAAATACAAAACGCGTGAAAAAGATGTGGTGCTGCAAATCGCCCGCCGCCTGCGTGGGCTGATTGAGAAAGAGCCCAACATGAAAGCCTTCATGACGCGTAATGAAGATGTGTTTATTCCGCTCAAGGTGCGTGTCGCCAAGGCGCAAAAACAGCGCGCCGATTTGTTTATTTCCATTCACGCCGATGCGTTTACCAGCCGTGCGGCGCGGGGTTCCTCGGTGTTTGCGTTATCCACCAAAGGCGCAACCAGTACCGCCGCACGTTATCTGGCGCAAACTCAGAACGCCGCTGACCTGGTGGGTGGGGTCAGTAAAAGCGGCGACCGCTATCTCGATCACACCATGTTCGATATGGTGCAGTCACTGACGATTTCCGACAGTTTGAAATTCGGTAAAGAAGTCCTGCACCGGATGGGCAAGGTTAACCATCTGCATAAAAACCGGGTTGACCAGGCGGGGTTTGCGGTATTGAAAGCGCCGGATATTCCGTCGATTCTGGTGGAAACGGCGTTTATCAGTAATGTTGAAGAAGAGCGTAAACTGCGAACGGCGGCATTTC